A window of Hordeum vulgare subsp. vulgare chromosome 5H, MorexV3_pseudomolecules_assembly, whole genome shotgun sequence genomic DNA:
TTGTGGTGTTCTTGCCTGAGGAGCAAAATCACGGTGATGGCCACGGCTTCCAAGGCCAAGTGAGTTCTGAACCAAGGAAGATTCTTATGCCTATCTTTTCCTTTAATTGACATTTACATTGTCTTGGATATTACAAGGGATGGAGTTCCCGGAATGGCCTTCAGTCCTCGCAAGGCGCCTCATAGAGACCGAGTCGCTCACACATTGCCACCTGAAAAGAGAGAGATTTTTGATTCGCTTAACAGTTGGGCAGAGGACAACCTCCTGGTGCTCTTGAAACCGGTTGAAAGATCCTGGCAGCCACAGGACTACCTGCCAGACCCATCCTTGGATAGATTCTATGATGAAGTCAAGGAGCTGAGGGAGCGAGCCGAGGAGATCCCGGACGACTACTTGGTATGTCTGGTTGGAGACATGGTCACTGAGGAAGCACTCCCTACCTATCAGAAAATGCTCAATATCCTTGATGGCGGTGTCCGCGACGAGACCGGTAGCAGCCCAACCAGCTGGGCCATCTGGACGAGGGCATGGACGGCGGAGGAGAATCGACACGGTGATCTCATGAACAAGTATATTTATCTCACCGGTAGGGTTGATATGAGGCAGGTGGAGAAGACCATACAGTATTTGGTTGGTGCTGGAATGGTATGCACTTGTTTGAGACTGTCAACCTTCTTTGTCAGAGCTTCCATTTTTCTCGATTGATTGTTTTATTTCTCACAAAAACAAAATGGAGGGAACACAAATTTTGTCATTTTCAAAATGGTATATACTTCGTTCATCACATGCCGTTTTTTGGGAGGGCTAAATTTTCACAAATAGTTGTAACCTTCAGCAGCATACACATCTTTTGGCTATATAGTTAAGAGTACGCCAGTTTGTTGTAACTAccatgtgttgttcttacttgttgTAGGATCCAAGAACCGAGGCCAACCCCTATGAGTTTTTCATTTACACGTCATTCCAAGAGAGGGCAACCTTCATATCTCACGGCAACACAGCAAGGCACGCCAGGAAGTACGGGGACCAAAAGCTGGCCCAGATATGCGGCACCATCGCCGCCGACGAAAGGCGACACGAGCTGGCCTATACCAAGATAGTCGAGAAGCTCTTCGAGGTCGATCCGGACTACACGATCCAGGCCTTCGCCAGcatcatgaagaagaagatcaccaTGCCTGCCCACCTGATGTATGATGGGGAGGAGGACAACCTGTTTGAGCACTTCAGCGCGGTGGCACAGCGGCTGGGCGTCTACACCGCCGTGGACTACGCCGACATCCTCGAGTTCCTCATCCAGCGGTGGAACGTCGCCGGCCTCATTGGGTTGTCCGGCGAAGGGCGGCGCGCTCAGGATTACCTATGCTCCCTAGGACCAAGGTTTAGGAAACTGGTTGAGCGAGGTCAGGGGAGCGGGAAGCAGTTGCCGGTTGTTCCATTCAGCTGGATTTATGGCAGGCAAGTGCAGCTTTGAGTTAGATTTCAAGACTCTTTTTTTTTTCTACTTCTCTTCAAAATCTGTAATAAACATTGAGTAGTGTAAACACATCTACACTGCATATGCCAAATAAgcttaaaatgacataattgtacGAACACATCTTTATATGTATTCTTTTTAGGGAAAATCTATGTTACGACGCCGCACAGCAGCCTTCCCGTGCGGCGGGATCATGGACGCTATATTCTTACTTAGTATCTATCCCGCTACAGTGTTGCACAGTGTTGCAACACTATTTCGCTACAGGAGAGCTATATGTCTACATCCGCGCACATATTACAAGCATGGTACAGATCTATAGGCTACAGTTGGCATGCATGCTACAGTGCTACAGATTTTTTGCTATGAAAGGGAGCCCACGCAACATTATTATGTTTTTCCTAAAACAAGAAGGAAATAATAGTGGAATTTGCTGAAGGTACATCAACCAGTGGTAGTGATTACTTTTTCTGCAGAAGCCTATAGTGATTTGATTTTGCAATTAGTACACGTACGTCTTCTATTTACAAGACAATGTTTGTCTCAAGACCAGACCAAGTCACCATTTATCTGAGAATGCATAGAGAGTAAGTATGAAGGATGAGATGTGGGTGTTtattctgcctcctcctcctggccTCCTCTCTCTGGAACCTTCCTCCTTATTTAGCAATATAGCTGAGATTCTAGATCGAAAGCTGTTTGGTGTGTTGCCGCCGTGCCTAGAACGTTACAGTTTAACTGTATGCTATCTATTAAAAAAATCAGTTGGGGATAAACAACACGACAAGTTTCATGGCAACTTAAGGCAATTAACCATGTAGGCAAGCACAACAAATAATTTGGCAATTGGACACAGT
This region includes:
- the LOC123395165 gene encoding stearoyl-[acyl-carrier-protein] 9-desaturase 5, chloroplastic-like, with the translated sequence MHLTAPLPSCRAFQAPLWCSCLRSKITVMATASKAKDGVPGMAFSPRKAPHRDRVAHTLPPEKREIFDSLNSWAEDNLLVLLKPVERSWQPQDYLPDPSLDRFYDEVKELRERAEEIPDDYLVCLVGDMVTEEALPTYQKMLNILDGGVRDETGSSPTSWAIWTRAWTAEENRHGDLMNKYIYLTGRVDMRQVEKTIQYLVGAGMDPRTEANPYEFFIYTSFQERATFISHGNTARHARKYGDQKLAQICGTIAADERRHELAYTKIVEKLFEVDPDYTIQAFASIMKKKITMPAHLMYDGEEDNLFEHFSAVAQRLGVYTAVDYADILEFLIQRWNVAGLIGLSGEGRRAQDYLCSLGPRFRKLVERGQGSGKQLPVVPFSWIYGRQVQL